The following proteins come from a genomic window of Natronosalvus vescus:
- a CDS encoding efflux RND transporter permease subunit: MATDRSSRYAEIVVAHSRLVVLVVLALTAVMLVGFVIADTEDAGIGEFETDSDETAALEYIDERYETDDRVVTQLVVRDRGGDDANGGETPTGDVLTRDSLLEGLRLQQDVRENASLNETLAEEGFVGLENVVATGAVFEDRAAEADGPPDTSAPTLEEQIAALESRSDEEVEALLADVLDPEADVQGDPYQFLPDSYEPGSTSAESRIVFLFQVDESGDDEEPQAAYDAQVEIESLFEERFDDGFVFGQGITDATSASAVGDSFAIITPVAFVLVLFVLGVTYRDVVDVLIGIVGIAVVMAWLAGLIGWLGIPTSQLLIAVPFLLIGLSIDYSLHVVMRYREARAGELEADSAGTTERRGVRSGMALGLGGVVLALAAATFSTGVGFLSNVVSPLPAIQDFAVLSAGGILATFVAFGLFVPALKVEVDSLLENRLGWNRAKPPFGVTPGRVNRALSSGVTLAKRAPVAVVLVAFLVAAGGAYGATGIDTEFNQADFLPQDAPEWAKSLPGPLAPDTYTIADDAAYLGDNFQERGEDAQAQVLIRGDVTDPAVLRAIEDARGAVDGDGTITTQADGSAAVEGPLTVIEDVASENETVANALEERRADGEAVPTEDLAGLYDVLFAADPDTAATVLERTDDGSYESARLLVSVRGDAAAQSVADDTRAFAGEVERGSAADGAPVTAVATGGPVTTAVIQDALLETLVQAFAVTLVVILVFLTLLYWVRHRTLSLGIVTLAPVVAALAWLLGAMALLDLPFNSETAVITSLAIGLGVDYSIHVGERFVAERERQPTLETALEATMTGTGGALLGSAATTAAGFGVLALALAPPLQRFGLVTGLAIVFAFLACLTVLPCLLVVRERLLERLGRAGA, encoded by the coding sequence GTGGCGACCGATCGCTCGAGTCGGTACGCCGAGATCGTCGTCGCCCACAGCCGACTCGTCGTACTGGTGGTGCTCGCCCTGACAGCGGTGATGCTCGTCGGGTTCGTCATCGCTGACACCGAAGACGCCGGCATCGGCGAGTTCGAGACCGACTCCGACGAGACGGCGGCCCTCGAGTACATCGACGAACGGTACGAGACGGACGATCGGGTCGTTACCCAGCTAGTCGTCCGCGACCGCGGCGGTGACGATGCGAACGGGGGTGAGACCCCAACCGGCGACGTCCTCACCCGCGACTCCCTCCTTGAGGGGCTCCGGCTCCAGCAGGACGTCCGCGAGAACGCCTCCCTGAACGAGACCCTCGCCGAGGAGGGGTTCGTCGGCCTCGAGAACGTCGTCGCCACCGGCGCGGTCTTCGAGGATCGGGCGGCCGAGGCTGACGGCCCGCCCGACACCAGCGCGCCGACGCTCGAGGAACAGATCGCAGCACTCGAGTCTCGTTCGGACGAGGAGGTGGAGGCGTTGCTGGCAGACGTCCTCGACCCCGAGGCGGACGTCCAGGGCGACCCCTACCAGTTCCTCCCCGACTCGTACGAACCCGGGTCGACGAGCGCCGAATCCCGGATCGTCTTCCTGTTCCAGGTCGACGAGAGCGGGGACGACGAGGAGCCACAGGCGGCCTACGACGCCCAGGTCGAGATCGAGTCGCTGTTCGAGGAGCGCTTCGACGACGGCTTCGTCTTCGGCCAGGGGATCACCGACGCCACGTCCGCAAGCGCCGTCGGCGACAGCTTCGCGATCATCACCCCCGTCGCGTTCGTCCTGGTGTTGTTCGTCCTCGGCGTCACCTACCGGGACGTCGTCGACGTGCTGATCGGCATCGTCGGGATCGCCGTCGTGATGGCCTGGCTCGCCGGCCTCATCGGCTGGCTCGGGATTCCGACCAGCCAGCTCCTGATCGCCGTCCCCTTCCTCCTGATCGGGCTCTCGATCGACTACTCCCTGCACGTGGTGATGCGCTATCGCGAGGCGCGTGCCGGCGAACTCGAGGCGGATAGCGCCGGCACGACCGAGCGTCGGGGCGTCCGCAGCGGCATGGCCCTCGGTCTCGGCGGCGTCGTGCTCGCACTCGCGGCGGCGACGTTCTCGACCGGGGTCGGCTTCCTCTCGAACGTCGTCAGCCCGCTGCCGGCAATCCAGGATTTCGCCGTCCTCAGCGCGGGAGGCATCCTCGCCACGTTCGTCGCCTTCGGCCTGTTCGTCCCCGCGTTGAAGGTCGAGGTCGATTCGCTCCTCGAGAACCGCCTCGGATGGAACCGGGCGAAACCGCCCTTCGGCGTGACGCCGGGTCGCGTCAACCGTGCGCTCTCGAGCGGCGTCACGCTCGCCAAACGCGCCCCGGTCGCGGTCGTGCTGGTGGCGTTCCTGGTGGCCGCCGGGGGTGCCTACGGTGCGACGGGGATCGACACGGAGTTCAACCAGGCCGATTTCCTCCCCCAGGATGCCCCCGAGTGGGCGAAGTCGCTACCGGGGCCGCTCGCGCCGGACACCTACACCATCGCCGACGACGCCGCCTACCTCGGTGACAACTTCCAGGAGCGAGGTGAGGACGCCCAGGCGCAGGTGCTGATACGCGGGGATGTGACCGATCCCGCCGTCCTCCGGGCGATCGAAGACGCCCGAGGGGCCGTCGACGGCGACGGAACGATCACCACGCAGGCCGACGGCAGCGCCGCTGTCGAGGGGCCCCTGACCGTCATCGAGGACGTCGCCAGCGAGAACGAAACGGTCGCGAACGCCCTCGAGGAACGCCGGGCTGACGGCGAGGCGGTTCCCACGGAGGATCTCGCCGGTCTCTACGACGTCCTCTTCGCGGCCGATCCCGACACGGCGGCGACCGTCCTCGAGCGAACAGACGACGGCAGCTACGAGTCGGCCCGCCTGCTCGTCTCCGTTCGTGGCGACGCCGCCGCCCAGTCGGTCGCCGACGACACCCGGGCGTTCGCGGGCGAGGTCGAACGCGGGTCGGCCGCCGACGGCGCGCCGGTCACGGCGGTCGCAACCGGCGGTCCCGTCACCACCGCCGTTATTCAGGACGCCCTCCTCGAGACGCTGGTGCAGGCCTTCGCCGTGACCCTGGTCGTGATCCTGGTCTTCCTGACGCTGCTCTACTGGGTGCGCCACCGGACGCTCTCGCTCGGCATCGTCACGCTGGCACCCGTCGTGGCCGCCCTCGCCTGGCTGCTGGGGGCGATGGCGCTGCTCGACCTGCCGTTCAACAGCGAAACGGCCGTCATCACGAGCCTCGCTATCGGGCTGGGCGTCGACTACAGCATCCACGTCGGCGAGCGATTCGTCGCCGAACGGGAGCGCCAGCCGACCCTCGAGACCGCCCTCGAGGCGACGATGACCGGCACCGGCGGCGCCCTGCTCGGCAGTGCGGCGACGACGGCCGCCGGATTCGGTGTACTCGCACTGGCGCTCGCACCGCCGCTCCAGCGGTTCGGGCTGGTGACTGGCCTGGCGATCGTCTTCGCCTTCCTCGCCTGTCTGACGGTACTGCCGTGTCTGCTCGTGGTTCGCGAACGACTGCTCGAGCGCCTGGGGCGGGCAGGGGCCTGA
- a CDS encoding valine--tRNA ligase, with translation MSPTGIQRTTTSITNVHVRPPFATRPTNQSTPATGGESMSAETGDGDLEEEQPTLEGGYDPERIESRWQEAWVDAETYAYRGEPGTDPNTTYAIDTPPPTVSGSLHMGHLYGHTLQDFAARFQRMANGDVLFPFGYDDNGIASERLTEQDLDIRHQDYERREFQQLCREVCAEYEAEFTEKMQHLGTSIDWNHTYKTIEPRVQRISQLSFLDLYEQGREYRKKAPAIWCPECETAISQVETEDAERHSHFNDIAFEVVRDDAPRDEFVISTTRPELIPACVSVFVHPEDDDNQDLVGETARIPIFEHEVPIIADDRVDMEKGSGIVMCCTFGDQNDIEWYQAHDLPLRVAINETATMTDLAGDYEGMHTEEAREAIVEDLDAAGFLRDRREIVHDVGVHERCDTPVEYRVSKQWYIEVLDHKDEYLEAGEAMDWYPEKMFTRYRHWIEGLEWDWLISRQRDSGIPFPVWYCSECDHEILAEKADLPVDPLSDEPPVDACPECGHDEFDPEEDVFDTWATSSLTPLINAGWDWNEETESFEMANPELYPFDLRPQGHDIISFWLFHTIVKCYEHTGEVPFDATLINGHVLDENREKMSKSRGNVVEPAAVLAEYPVDAVRFWAASAAVGDDFPFQEQDIVAGEKLLRKLWNASRLVDTLAPVDPDEPDDLEPIDRWLLAELDATVETLTDHLEAYEFAKARNHLRTFFWNTFCDDYLEIAKTREDSPSTQYTLRTAHRAFLLLWAPIIPHATEEIWQAVYAEGEAPRTSHESGGENFDSIHTEAWPEPRGYEADLEAGETAMEVISALRRYKSERQLPLNASIDAVSVHGSIAGFEDAIQQVTHVDHLESLEEPPEITTEVASIDLDYATLGPKFGAKVGEIDAGIDSGEYEIDDEADVLRVAGEELEGDLFEVELERTYSGAGEMIETETAVVIVEDERAD, from the coding sequence TTGTCTCCGACCGGAATACAGCGAACAACGACCAGTATCACCAATGTCCACGTCAGACCACCGTTTGCGACCCGACCGACGAACCAGTCGACGCCCGCCACGGGCGGTGAGAGCATGAGCGCCGAGACAGGCGACGGCGACCTCGAGGAAGAACAGCCGACGCTCGAGGGCGGCTACGACCCCGAGCGAATCGAATCGCGCTGGCAGGAAGCCTGGGTCGACGCCGAGACCTACGCTTACCGAGGCGAACCGGGTACCGACCCGAACACGACCTACGCCATCGACACGCCACCACCGACGGTGTCGGGCAGCCTCCACATGGGCCACCTGTACGGCCACACCCTCCAGGACTTCGCGGCCCGCTTCCAGCGAATGGCCAACGGAGACGTCCTCTTCCCGTTCGGTTACGACGACAACGGCATCGCGAGCGAGCGCCTGACCGAACAGGATCTCGACATTCGCCACCAGGACTACGAGCGCCGGGAGTTCCAGCAGCTCTGCCGGGAGGTCTGTGCGGAGTACGAAGCCGAGTTCACCGAGAAGATGCAGCATCTCGGCACCTCGATCGACTGGAACCACACCTACAAGACGATCGAACCGCGCGTCCAGCGGATCTCGCAGCTCTCCTTCCTCGATCTCTACGAACAGGGTCGGGAGTACCGCAAGAAGGCGCCGGCGATCTGGTGTCCCGAGTGCGAGACGGCCATCTCGCAGGTCGAAACCGAGGACGCCGAGCGTCACTCCCACTTCAACGACATCGCGTTCGAGGTCGTTAGAGACGACGCCCCTCGTGATGAGTTCGTCATCTCGACGACCCGTCCGGAACTGATCCCGGCCTGCGTGTCGGTGTTCGTCCACCCCGAGGACGACGACAACCAAGATCTCGTCGGCGAGACGGCCAGGATTCCGATCTTCGAACACGAAGTGCCGATCATCGCGGACGACCGCGTCGACATGGAAAAGGGGTCGGGAATCGTCATGTGCTGTACCTTCGGCGACCAGAACGACATCGAGTGGTACCAGGCCCACGACCTCCCCCTGCGGGTGGCCATCAACGAGACCGCGACGATGACCGACCTCGCCGGCGACTACGAGGGGATGCACACCGAGGAGGCCCGCGAGGCCATCGTCGAGGATCTCGACGCAGCCGGCTTCCTCCGTGATCGCCGAGAAATCGTCCACGACGTCGGCGTCCACGAGCGCTGTGACACGCCCGTCGAGTACCGCGTCTCCAAACAGTGGTACATCGAGGTGCTCGACCACAAGGACGAGTACCTCGAGGCCGGCGAGGCGATGGACTGGTACCCCGAGAAGATGTTTACTCGCTATCGCCACTGGATCGAGGGCCTCGAGTGGGACTGGCTGATCTCGCGCCAGCGCGACTCGGGGATTCCGTTCCCGGTCTGGTACTGCAGCGAGTGTGATCACGAGATCCTGGCGGAGAAGGCGGATCTCCCCGTGGATCCGCTCTCCGACGAGCCGCCGGTCGACGCCTGTCCCGAGTGCGGCCACGACGAGTTCGACCCGGAGGAGGACGTCTTCGACACCTGGGCGACCTCGTCGCTGACGCCCCTGATAAACGCGGGCTGGGACTGGAACGAGGAGACCGAGTCCTTCGAGATGGCCAACCCCGAACTCTACCCGTTCGACCTCCGGCCACAGGGCCACGACATCATCTCGTTCTGGCTGTTCCACACCATCGTCAAGTGCTACGAGCACACCGGCGAGGTGCCGTTCGACGCGACGCTGATCAACGGCCACGTGCTCGACGAGAACCGCGAGAAGATGTCGAAATCGCGGGGCAACGTCGTCGAACCCGCCGCAGTGCTCGCGGAGTACCCCGTCGACGCCGTTCGATTCTGGGCCGCCAGCGCCGCCGTCGGCGACGACTTCCCGTTCCAGGAACAGGACATCGTCGCGGGCGAGAAGCTCCTGCGCAAGCTCTGGAACGCCTCGAGGCTCGTCGACACGCTCGCTCCCGTCGATCCCGACGAACCCGACGACCTCGAGCCGATCGACCGCTGGCTGCTCGCGGAACTCGACGCCACGGTCGAGACGCTGACCGACCACCTCGAGGCCTACGAGTTCGCGAAAGCCAGGAACCACCTCAGAACGTTCTTCTGGAACACGTTCTGTGACGACTACCTCGAGATCGCCAAGACGCGCGAGGACAGCCCCTCGACGCAGTATACGTTGCGAACGGCCCATCGGGCCTTCCTCCTGCTGTGGGCACCGATCATCCCGCACGCGACGGAGGAAATCTGGCAGGCGGTCTACGCGGAGGGCGAGGCGCCACGCACCTCGCACGAGTCAGGAGGCGAGAACTTCGACAGTATCCACACCGAAGCCTGGCCCGAACCCCGGGGCTACGAGGCCGACCTCGAGGCCGGCGAGACGGCCATGGAGGTCATCTCCGCGCTCCGGCGGTACAAGAGCGAGCGCCAGTTGCCGCTGAACGCCTCGATCGACGCCGTCTCCGTCCACGGATCCATCGCTGGCTTCGAAGACGCCATCCAGCAGGTGACCCACGTCGACCACCTCGAGTCCCTCGAAGAGCCACCCGAGATCACCACCGAGGTGGCCTCGATCGACCTCGATTACGCGACCCTCGGCCCAAAATTCGGGGCGAAAGTCGGCGAGATCGACGCCGGGATCGACAGCGGCGAGTACGAGATCGACGACGAAGCCGACGTCCTCCGCGTGGCCGGCGAGGAACTCGAGGGCGACCTGTTCGAGGTCGAACTCGAGCGAACCTACTCCGGTGCGGGCGAGATGATCGAGACGGAGACGGCCGTCGTGATCGTCGAGGACGAGCGAGCGGACTGA
- a CDS encoding DUF1405 domain-containing protein: protein MTGRTLPDRPSIPRYLAPVPRALEDLGLRYAWLVVAINLAGTVFGFWYYQEQLATTSMVMWPLVPDSPLATLAIALAIAAWKLGHELPWLTAIAFFGNIILGLWTPYTLLAFYDAYSFLDPLMYQFLFWSHLAMVVQAFVLYRITDFPVWAVGIALAYYTLNLIVDYFVPIVGDPHHTMIPLERDEPMYLGADALGVIAAGEVTFTLLALFLALATRAKLCEARSQRA from the coding sequence ATGACAGGCAGGACGCTTCCCGATCGGCCGTCCATCCCCCGGTATCTGGCACCCGTGCCACGGGCGCTCGAGGATCTGGGGCTCCGGTACGCGTGGCTCGTCGTCGCGATCAACCTCGCGGGGACGGTCTTCGGCTTCTGGTACTACCAGGAGCAGCTGGCGACGACGTCGATGGTGATGTGGCCGCTCGTCCCGGACAGCCCGCTGGCGACGCTGGCGATCGCCCTGGCCATCGCCGCGTGGAAACTCGGGCACGAACTGCCCTGGCTGACCGCGATCGCCTTCTTCGGGAACATCATCCTGGGGCTGTGGACGCCGTACACCCTGCTCGCCTTTTACGACGCCTACAGCTTCCTCGATCCGCTGATGTACCAGTTCCTCTTCTGGAGCCACCTCGCGATGGTCGTCCAGGCGTTCGTCCTCTACCGGATCACCGACTTTCCGGTCTGGGCCGTCGGCATCGCGCTCGCGTACTACACTCTCAACCTGATCGTGGATTACTTCGTGCCGATCGTCGGCGACCCCCATCACACGATGATCCCGCTCGAGCGCGACGAACCGATGTACCTCGGTGCCGACGCGCTGGGGGTGATCGCCGCCGGCGAGGTGACGTTCACGCTGCTGGCGCTGTTTTTAGCGCTGGCGACGCGAGCGAAGTTGTGTGAAGCCAGAAGCCAGCGCGCGTAA
- a CDS encoding MFS transporter, translating into MNGNREQFWALYLTRFAEGFGFITLITLMAFYIETLDPSSTTLFGITISAGFIIGMYTSGYTIGKTLSIVPLAWAGDRFDKRLVLLIVLALSIVVYALFPLVDSSASFILLRALQGVAVTGSGLMSLSLVGQIADVGTRANYIGKANAASFGASIIGSLSAGLLYERFGFGPIFTIIVCVLVVAWLGTYRYLDPDETRVEGFPFSGLALNRRILTLSSFRIQYAFSVEMVRVWVAIFAGVSVADGGLALSAFAVSVVVAAEKFTNMVCQPFTGRLSDGYGRALFVFGGGGAYGLIAFVVPFAPAIGAALEVPASYPLVGSLSPAFLPLVALSGLLGIADSFREPASMALFADEGTSEGGVASSFGIRELVWRPGSVIGPLLGGWLMTEVSMASVFYVGGAFALTGAGTFLVILLSVHGRDALRSW; encoded by the coding sequence GTGAACGGGAACCGGGAACAGTTCTGGGCGCTCTATCTCACCCGGTTCGCCGAAGGGTTCGGGTTCATCACGCTCATCACCCTGATGGCGTTTTACATCGAGACGCTCGATCCCTCGAGTACGACCCTGTTCGGGATCACCATCAGTGCCGGGTTCATCATCGGGATGTACACCTCGGGGTACACCATCGGGAAGACCCTCTCGATCGTCCCGCTGGCGTGGGCAGGCGACCGGTTCGACAAACGCCTCGTCCTCCTGATCGTGCTTGCTCTGAGCATCGTCGTCTACGCGCTGTTTCCGCTCGTGGATTCGAGCGCCTCCTTCATCCTGCTCCGGGCGCTCCAGGGTGTCGCCGTGACGGGATCTGGACTGATGTCGCTCTCGCTCGTCGGTCAGATCGCCGACGTCGGTACGCGGGCGAACTACATCGGGAAGGCGAACGCGGCGAGCTTTGGCGCCTCGATCATCGGCAGCCTGAGCGCTGGACTGCTGTACGAACGATTCGGCTTCGGGCCGATTTTCACGATCATCGTCTGCGTGCTGGTCGTCGCCTGGCTCGGCACCTACCGCTATCTCGACCCCGACGAGACCCGCGTCGAGGGGTTTCCGTTTTCCGGACTGGCGCTCAATCGACGCATCCTCACGCTCTCGAGCTTCCGCATCCAGTACGCGTTTTCGGTCGAGATGGTTCGCGTCTGGGTCGCCATCTTCGCTGGCGTCTCCGTGGCCGACGGCGGACTCGCCCTGAGCGCGTTCGCCGTGTCGGTGGTCGTCGCCGCCGAGAAGTTCACGAACATGGTTTGTCAGCCGTTTACCGGCCGGCTCTCTGACGGCTACGGACGTGCACTGTTCGTCTTCGGCGGCGGCGGGGCCTACGGACTGATCGCGTTCGTCGTTCCGTTCGCGCCGGCAATCGGGGCCGCTCTCGAGGTGCCAGCATCGTATCCGCTCGTCGGCTCGCTCTCACCGGCGTTTCTCCCGTTGGTGGCGCTGTCTGGGTTGCTCGGTATCGCTGACAGCTTCCGGGAACCCGCGAGCATGGCGCTATTCGCCGACGAGGGCACCAGCGAGGGCGGCGTCGCCTCGAGTTTCGGCATCCGGGAGCTCGTTTGGCGGCCGGGGAGCGTCATCGGCCCGCTGCTGGGCGGCTGGCTGATGACCGAGGTGAGCATGGCGTCGGTGTTCTACGTCGGCGGGGCGTTCGCGCTCACCGGGGCCGGCACGTTCCTGGTGATTTTGCTGTCGGTACACGGACGCGACGCGTTGCGCTCGTGGTGA
- a CDS encoding ribbon-helix-helix protein, CopG family, giving the protein MGNKNKTISFRVNEDAFEALQEIAEERDISLSAVFRDYVDLLVDHDGQVVVVPEDELGRRDDDEPSFPPMVEVPKSFVREHERLELESEHLREQLEEHKSYVNELRDRLEDEQDEVLLLDDLDESDESPTIR; this is encoded by the coding sequence ATGGGCAACAAGAACAAGACGATCTCGTTCCGGGTGAACGAGGACGCGTTCGAGGCACTGCAAGAAATCGCCGAAGAGCGCGACATCTCGTTGTCCGCCGTGTTTCGGGACTACGTCGACCTCCTGGTCGACCACGACGGCCAGGTCGTGGTCGTCCCCGAGGACGAACTCGGCCGCCGGGACGACGACGAACCCTCGTTCCCGCCGATGGTCGAGGTGCCAAAGAGCTTCGTCCGCGAACACGAGCGCCTCGAACTCGAGTCCGAACACCTGCGCGAGCAACTCGAAGAGCACAAATCCTACGTCAACGAGCTGCGGGATCGCCTCGAGGACGAGCAGGACGAGGTACTCTTGCTCGACGACCTGGACGAGAGCGACGAGTCACCGACGATCCGGTAG
- a CDS encoding PQQ-binding-like beta-propeller repeat protein, producing MPKWHRRTVLATGAALTSAIGLASIGAGEANESDIDDLPDSTIEANPEMDDDWPSHRGDPGHARYIDDGHAFDGDSLEAAWSVEHGGLDSVGNVGTVAVADDTVYTTTEDGVAALEAADGSVVWENTEVEAGTPSVVDERVYLSGYEVVALDRTDGSVVWETEFDPEEEIYWQTVAYGGVYVVVDGTLYALDADDGSILWEKESVTAPEDFYHGEGEAEYEFVTATAAANGVIYSVTGAGPIAFEPETGEEVWREEREPYTTSPGIHATSTAVAYYGGAYNERLVHDATTGEWLTMAHGTRELAIGEELYVGGGTDQEYNGGPIDGDEPSWSLDVTYTYGRAVISGDTVYAYLYQDGHNYGDRDYDEELVALDKYDGSEKWTVERGDAPVGAIRAISGETIYVDHDSELVALRESPDEDDQQDEDDQQDEDDDDDTEAETDLELSVSAPDSIPYEENAESGEDAADFCITVTNRGGETTSVEITLEIGPINEPVYADLDTGESETVYFGVMARDLGPGEHEWIVTANGETETGTLTVTNEEC from the coding sequence ATGCCAAAGTGGCATCGCCGAACGGTACTCGCGACAGGTGCAGCACTTACGAGCGCAATTGGACTCGCTTCGATCGGCGCGGGAGAAGCTAACGAGTCCGATATCGACGACCTCCCGGATTCGACGATCGAGGCGAATCCGGAGATGGACGACGACTGGCCCTCCCACCGGGGTGATCCCGGGCACGCGAGATACATCGACGACGGCCACGCGTTCGACGGAGACTCGCTCGAGGCCGCGTGGTCGGTCGAACACGGTGGGTTAGACTCGGTGGGCAACGTCGGAACCGTCGCCGTCGCCGACGACACGGTGTACACGACCACCGAAGACGGCGTCGCCGCGCTCGAGGCCGCCGACGGCTCGGTCGTCTGGGAGAACACGGAGGTCGAAGCGGGCACGCCGTCGGTCGTCGACGAGCGCGTCTACCTCAGCGGGTACGAGGTGGTCGCGCTCGACCGAACCGACGGCTCGGTCGTCTGGGAGACCGAGTTCGATCCCGAGGAGGAGATCTACTGGCAGACGGTCGCCTACGGCGGCGTCTACGTCGTCGTCGACGGGACGTTGTACGCGCTCGATGCCGACGACGGCTCGATTCTGTGGGAGAAGGAGTCGGTCACGGCCCCCGAAGACTTCTACCACGGCGAGGGCGAGGCGGAGTACGAGTTCGTCACGGCGACCGCGGCGGCCAACGGCGTGATCTACAGCGTCACGGGTGCAGGCCCGATTGCGTTCGAGCCAGAGACCGGTGAGGAGGTCTGGCGGGAGGAACGCGAGCCCTACACGACGTCGCCCGGCATCCACGCGACGTCGACCGCCGTCGCCTACTACGGTGGGGCCTACAACGAACGGCTGGTGCACGACGCCACGACGGGTGAGTGGCTGACGATGGCACACGGCACCCGCGAGCTGGCGATCGGCGAAGAACTCTACGTCGGTGGCGGTACCGATCAGGAGTACAACGGCGGGCCGATCGATGGCGACGAACCCAGCTGGAGTCTCGACGTGACCTACACCTACGGGCGTGCCGTGATCAGCGGCGACACGGTGTACGCGTATTTGTACCAGGACGGACACAATTACGGGGATCGGGACTACGACGAAGAGCTCGTCGCCCTAGACAAGTACGACGGCTCCGAGAAGTGGACCGTCGAGAGGGGTGACGCGCCGGTCGGAGCAATTCGTGCGATCAGTGGCGAGACGATCTACGTCGATCACGACAGCGAGCTCGTCGCACTCCGAGAGTCACCAGACGAGGATGACCAGCAAGACGAGGACGACCAGCAAGACGAGGACGACGATGATGACACCGAGGCCGAGACCGATCTCGAGCTGTCGGTGTCCGCACCCGACTCGATCCCGTACGAAGAGAACGCCGAATCTGGCGAGGACGCCGCTGACTTCTGTATCACGGTAACGAATCGTGGCGGCGAAACCACCTCGGTCGAAATTACGCTCGAGATCGGCCCGATCAACGAACCAGTTTACGCCGATCTCGATACAGGGGAGAGCGAGACCGTCTACTTCGGCGTGATGGCTCGTGATCTCGGCCCCGGCGAGCACGAGTGGATCGTCACGGCGAACGGCGAAACCGAAACCGGGACGCTGACGGTGACCAACGAGGAGTGCTGA
- a CDS encoding DUF5814 domain-containing protein — protein sequence MAITDKIYVKNHRQLSSQLETNIPKGAFKGATLDILFQGKGLEKLDDATRERVLDFATDFLDCDCQNNPYCGCPERKFIRYLLELRAQGLGPDAIVDVMSDDYMVYAYSGDVLSFLDSGVRTLEAAEGLARVEGNDDASNKIRRTKQELSR from the coding sequence GTGGCCATCACCGACAAGATCTACGTCAAAAACCACCGGCAACTCAGCTCCCAGCTCGAGACGAACATCCCGAAGGGGGCGTTCAAAGGGGCGACCCTCGACATCCTCTTTCAGGGGAAGGGGCTCGAGAAGCTCGACGACGCGACCCGTGAGCGGGTGCTCGACTTCGCGACGGATTTCCTGGACTGTGACTGTCAGAACAACCCCTACTGTGGCTGCCCGGAGCGGAAGTTCATCCGGTACCTGCTCGAGTTACGCGCCCAGGGACTTGGCCCGGACGCCATCGTAGACGTGATGAGCGACGACTACATGGTCTACGCCTACTCCGGGGACGTCCTCTCGTTTCTCGACAGCGGGGTGCGCACGCTCGAGGCCGCCGAGGGATTAGCGCGCGTCGAGGGGAACGACGACGCCTCCAACAAGATACGGCGGACGAAACAGGAACTCTCGCGGTGA